Proteins co-encoded in one Sulfuricystis thermophila genomic window:
- the recB gene encoding exodeoxyribonuclease V subunit beta, producing MTERHFTALKSPFEVELSGLRLIEAGAGTGKTWTLAALVLRLLLERRLEIGQILVVTYTRAASGELRGRIRARLVEALAAFETGQTTDEYLQALIERHEPTEAKTRLRLALESFDTAAIFTIHGFCQRALGEMAFWAGQPFACELIADQNELLADVARDVWRHEMAAASPLWAQCLMDKLKGPLGLVAKVKDHLGRAQVEVGAPPPVDRLAVESRLLESWRRARGFWQAEGEALQGWLRGARLKRNIYPEQKIAAAVLTADTWFAEDLPLLPLPDELRLLSRQKIAQARSKESPSPEQPFFAAMEELLQAVDAFEAVCDAALRGLCADFLVTARQQLAQRKRESGLQSYDDLLLALDQALAGPVGERLIDALRARYRIALVDEFQDTDPLQVRIFTRLFGSATHPLIFVGDPKQAIYAFRGADVFAYLAARKQADAGHALLENRRSDKLLLDALNALFARPRPFLLDDLPYEPAQVPKDAQRAACRIDDAFAPLTLWLMEKPSGAKSFSKEAGRTMAAEAVAADIARLLTLAAAGKATIGERPLNGGDIAVLVRKHQEGDLVRQALSKLGIPSVSGGGGSVWASDEAQELERLLLAVAQPSREALVRAALSTVLMGADAAQLAAWRDDDHAWSARLERFHDDFVLLRDRGFMAMWRRLLRREGVVARMLARPDGERRLTNYRHLAELLQAAEQRAALDAEGLARFIADQRAAAENEDSLLRLESDAHLVRIVTQHAAKGLQYPIVYCPFLWIGPEEKDAWPVFAHRDGGACLDFGSPEMAALIAAKERETAAEELRLAYVALTRAEHRSIVIWGKANNCARSPLAWLLFGPRSEVAEEPRVWLAQWLETHDETETLRALESQLGGALKVLPLPTSGEVALATAETPRELRPRIFTGQIPPPWQVRSFSSLAARLAEEAEGADHDAVASWGAVLPAPTFQEASLPGGASSLPAAPSDIQAFPRGTRAGSCLHALFERIDFQQRQPVGPVAAALLTEYGYPLAWQPVLERLVSDVLATPLNAEGLRLADVSPAARIAEMEFAFPQDSSAGRAGYMKGFIDLVFSANGRWYIVDWKSNWLEDYGPASLAAAMQAHRYDLQLRIYAAALKRALAWREPACDWETSFGGVFYLFLRGMKPGSAEGVFFARPTAEELETFLNEVAR from the coding sequence ATGACTGAACGGCACTTCACGGCGCTGAAATCGCCCTTCGAGGTCGAACTCTCCGGCCTGCGGTTGATCGAGGCCGGCGCCGGCACCGGCAAGACCTGGACGCTGGCTGCGCTGGTGCTGCGGCTATTGCTCGAACGGCGGCTCGAGATCGGCCAGATCCTCGTCGTTACTTATACCCGCGCTGCAAGCGGCGAGCTAAGGGGTCGGATTCGCGCCCGGCTGGTCGAGGCGCTGGCGGCTTTCGAGACCGGCCAGACGACAGACGAATATTTGCAGGCGCTGATCGAACGCCATGAGCCGACCGAGGCGAAAACGCGCTTGAGGCTCGCGCTCGAGAGTTTCGATACCGCGGCGATCTTCACGATCCACGGTTTCTGCCAGCGCGCGTTGGGCGAGATGGCCTTCTGGGCCGGCCAACCATTCGCATGCGAATTGATCGCCGATCAGAACGAACTCTTGGCCGATGTGGCGCGCGATGTCTGGCGTCATGAAATGGCGGCGGCTTCCCCGCTGTGGGCCCAGTGTTTGATGGACAAACTGAAAGGCCCGCTGGGCCTGGTTGCCAAAGTCAAAGATCATCTCGGGCGAGCGCAAGTAGAAGTCGGCGCGCCGCCGCCCGTCGATCGCCTGGCCGTCGAATCGAGGCTGTTGGAGAGCTGGCGGCGGGCACGGGGGTTTTGGCAGGCCGAGGGCGAGGCGCTGCAAGGCTGGTTGCGGGGCGCCCGGCTGAAACGGAACATTTATCCCGAACAGAAAATCGCTGCGGCGGTCCTCACTGCCGACACCTGGTTTGCCGAGGATCTGCCGCTGCTGCCGCTACCCGATGAGCTGCGTCTGCTCAGCCGGCAAAAGATCGCACAGGCGCGGAGCAAAGAGAGCCCTTCGCCCGAGCAGCCGTTCTTCGCAGCGATGGAGGAGCTTTTACAGGCGGTCGATGCTTTCGAGGCCGTCTGCGATGCGGCGTTGCGTGGCTTATGTGCCGATTTCCTCGTCACGGCGCGTCAGCAGCTCGCGCAGCGCAAGCGCGAAAGCGGGCTGCAAAGCTATGACGACCTGCTGCTCGCGCTCGATCAGGCGCTCGCCGGGCCGGTCGGGGAACGGCTGATCGACGCGCTGCGCGCGCGCTACCGCATTGCGCTGGTCGATGAATTCCAGGATACCGACCCGCTACAAGTGCGCATCTTCACGCGCCTCTTCGGCAGCGCGACCCATCCGCTGATCTTCGTCGGCGACCCGAAGCAGGCGATCTACGCTTTTCGCGGCGCCGACGTGTTCGCCTATCTCGCCGCGCGGAAACAGGCCGATGCCGGACATGCGCTGCTGGAAAACCGTCGTTCCGACAAACTCTTGCTCGATGCGTTGAATGCGCTGTTTGCGCGCCCGCGGCCTTTCCTGCTCGACGATCTGCCCTATGAACCGGCGCAAGTTCCCAAAGATGCCCAACGCGCGGCATGCAGGATCGACGACGCTTTCGCGCCATTGACACTGTGGTTGATGGAAAAACCCAGTGGAGCGAAAAGCTTCAGCAAGGAAGCCGGGCGAACGATGGCGGCGGAAGCCGTCGCCGCCGACATCGCACGGCTGCTGACGCTTGCCGCGGCGGGCAAGGCCACGATCGGCGAACGCCCGCTTAATGGCGGCGACATCGCAGTCTTGGTGCGCAAACATCAGGAAGGCGATCTCGTTCGGCAGGCGCTATCAAAGCTTGGCATTCCATCGGTCAGCGGCGGTGGCGGCAGCGTCTGGGCGAGCGACGAAGCGCAAGAGCTCGAACGTCTCTTGCTCGCCGTGGCACAACCGAGCCGCGAGGCGCTGGTGCGCGCAGCGCTATCGACCGTCCTGATGGGCGCCGATGCGGCGCAGCTCGCCGCGTGGCGCGATGACGATCATGCCTGGAGCGCGCGACTGGAACGGTTCCATGACGATTTCGTCTTGTTGCGCGATCGGGGCTTCATGGCGATGTGGCGGCGTCTGTTGCGGCGCGAAGGGGTGGTGGCGCGTATGCTGGCGCGTCCCGACGGTGAGCGGCGGCTGACCAATTATCGGCATCTGGCCGAGCTGTTGCAGGCAGCGGAGCAACGGGCGGCGCTCGATGCCGAAGGTCTGGCGCGCTTCATTGCCGATCAGCGTGCCGCCGCGGAAAACGAAGACAGCTTGCTGCGGCTCGAAAGCGATGCCCATCTGGTGCGCATCGTCACGCAACATGCAGCGAAAGGCCTGCAATATCCGATCGTCTATTGTCCCTTCCTCTGGATCGGTCCCGAAGAAAAAGACGCTTGGCCGGTGTTCGCACATCGCGATGGTGGCGCCTGTCTCGATTTCGGTTCGCCAGAGATGGCAGCGCTCATCGCCGCCAAGGAACGCGAGACCGCGGCCGAGGAGCTACGCCTTGCCTATGTGGCGCTCACGCGCGCCGAGCACCGTTCGATCGTAATTTGGGGCAAGGCGAACAATTGCGCGCGCTCGCCGCTCGCCTGGCTCCTGTTCGGCCCGCGCAGCGAGGTAGCGGAAGAGCCACGCGTCTGGCTGGCCCAATGGCTGGAGACGCACGACGAAACCGAGACGCTGCGCGCGCTCGAAAGCCAGCTGGGCGGCGCGTTGAAAGTGCTGCCGCTGCCGACGAGCGGGGAAGTGGCCCTTGCCACTGCAGAAACCCCACGGGAGTTGCGTCCGCGAATCTTTACCGGACAAATTCCGCCGCCCTGGCAGGTGCGCAGTTTCTCCTCGCTCGCCGCGCGGCTGGCGGAGGAGGCGGAGGGCGCCGACCATGATGCCGTCGCGTCCTGGGGTGCCGTCCTACCAGCGCCGACTTTCCAGGAGGCATCGCTGCCCGGCGGGGCCTCGTCGCTGCCGGCGGCGCCCAGCGATATCCAGGCTTTCCCGCGCGGCACGCGGGCCGGCAGCTGCCTGCACGCGCTGTTCGAGCGCATCGATTTCCAGCAGCGCCAGCCGGTCGGGCCGGTGGCAGCGGCCCTGCTCACCGAGTATGGGTATCCATTGGCCTGGCAACCGGTGCTCGAACGGCTGGTGTCAGATGTGCTGGCGACGCCGTTGAATGCGGAAGGACTCAGGCTCGCCGACGTTTCGCCAGCGGCGCGCATCGCCGAGATGGAATTCGCCTTCCCGCAGGATTCTTCCGCCGGGCGGGCCGGTTACATGAAGGGGTTCATCGATCTGGTGTTTAGTGCCAACGGACGCTGGTACATCGTCGATTGGAAGTCGAACTGGCTCGAAGATTACGGCCCGGCATCGCTCGCCGCGGCAATGCAGGCGCATCGCTACGATCTGCAATTGCGCATCTACGCCGCGGCGCTCAAGCGCGCACTGGCCTGGCGCGAACCGGCTTGCGACTGGGAAACGTCTTTCGGCGGCGTGTTTTATCTCTTCCTGCGCGGCATGAAGCCCGGCAGCGCCGAGGGCGTGTTTTTCGCCCGGCCGACGGCCGAGGAACTGGAGACTTTTCTCAATGAGGTGGCGCGATGA